The window CTGGCACGGGGAGTCATGGGGGAGGCCGGTCGTCTGGGCCCGACGTCTACTCCGGCCGGCAGGGCTCTGTGGCGGCTCCCGCCCGACGGTGAGCACCCGGTGGGCGGGGCGCCCCGCCCGGGGCCCATGCGAGCCTTCGGTCACCGGCCCGGACGCGCGCCTGGCCCGCCCCGATAACCTTCGCCCGTGACCGCAACCCTCATCTGGATCCTTGTCGCGCTCCTCGCCATCGGCGTCTACCTGAGCTGGACGGCCGGGCGGCTGGACCGGCTGCACGTCCGGATGGACGCCGCCCGCGCCGCGCTCGACGCACAGCTGCTGCGGCGGGCCTCCGTGGCGCAGGAACTCGCGACCTCGGGCGTGCTCGACCCGGCCGCCTCCATCGTGCTGTACGAGGCCGCGCACGCGGCCCGGCAGTCCGAGGAGGAGCAGCGGGAGGTGGCCGAGAGCGAGCTGAGCCAGGCGCTGCGCGCGGTCTTCGAGGACGCGCAGCAGGTCGAGGCCGTACGGGAGGCCCCCGGGGGCGAGGAGGCGGCCCACGAGCTGGCCGAGGCCGTACGGCGGGTCCCCATGGCCCGCCGCTTCCACAACGACACCGTGGGAGCGGCCCGGCGGCTGCGCGAGCACCGCAAGGTCCGCTGGTTCCGGCTCGCCGGCCACGCCCCGTTCCCGCTGGCCTTCGAGATGGACGACGAGCCGCCCGCCGCCCTGGTGGAACGGGTCTCGTGAACGGCCGCCGACGGGCCCATGAGCGAAAAGGATCCACCGGCTCACCATTGGCCCTTGCTGTGGCCTGGTCCACTCACGTTTCCTCGATGCTGCAGAGAAACCCTCTTTCCCTTCAGTGAGGTCACCCGTGTCCACCACCGAGAACCAGGCTCCCGAGACCGGCACCGCCCGTGTGAAGCGCGGCATGGCCGAGCAGCTCAAGGGCGGCGTGATCATGGACGTCGTCACGCCGGAGCAGGCGAAGATCGCCGAGGACGCGGGCGCCGTCGCCGTCATGGCCCTGGAGCGGGTCCCGGCCGACATCCGCAAGGACGGCGGCGTGGCCCGTATGTCCGACCCGGACATGATCGAGGGCATCATCGACGCGGTCTCCATCCCGGTGATGGCCAAGTCCCGCATCGGCCACTTCGTCGAGGCCCAGGTCCTGCAGTCCCTCGGCGTCGACTACATCGACGAGTCCGAGGTCCTCACCCCGGCCGACGAGGTCAACCACTCCGACAAGTGGTCCTTCACCACGCCGTTCGTGTGCGGTGCCACCAACCTGGGCGAGGCCCTGCGCCGTATCGCCGAGGGCGCCGCGATGATCCGCTCCAAGGGTGAGGCCGGTACCGGCAACGTCGTCGAGGCCGTCCGCCACCTGCGCCAGATCAAGAACGAGATCGCCAGGCTGCGCGGCTTCGACAACCACGAGCTGTACGCCGCCGCCAAGGAGCTGCGCGCCCCCTACGAGCTGGTCAAGGAGGTCGCCGAGCTGGGCAAGCTCCCGGTCGTCCTCTTCTCCGCCGGTGGCGTGGCCACCCCGGCCGACGCGGCCCTGATGCGTCAGCTCGGCGCCGAGGGCGTGTTCGTCGGCTCCGGCATCTTCAAGTCCGGCGACCCGGCCAAGCGCGCCGCCGCCATCGTCAAGGCCACCAC of the Streptomyces sp. 1222.5 genome contains:
- the pdxS gene encoding pyridoxal 5'-phosphate synthase lyase subunit PdxS, whose translation is MSTTENQAPETGTARVKRGMAEQLKGGVIMDVVTPEQAKIAEDAGAVAVMALERVPADIRKDGGVARMSDPDMIEGIIDAVSIPVMAKSRIGHFVEAQVLQSLGVDYIDESEVLTPADEVNHSDKWSFTTPFVCGATNLGEALRRIAEGAAMIRSKGEAGTGNVVEAVRHLRQIKNEIARLRGFDNHELYAAAKELRAPYELVKEVAELGKLPVVLFSAGGVATPADAALMRQLGAEGVFVGSGIFKSGDPAKRAAAIVKATTFYDDPKIIAEASRNLGEAMVGINCDTLPETERYANRGW